From one Luteolibacter sp. SL250 genomic stretch:
- a CDS encoding lactonase family protein: protein MRTTLFNLFLLSSSVFAAPVFIGTGADGIYLADFDSATGKLTEPKLAAEYKGPGWIEFHPSKPVLYAAGSPKQEFPDKTGGIASFKIGAGNTLEFISETSSGGKGPCHIALDATGSTLAVANYNDGTTSTIRLGEDGSFGKLASTIIATGSGPTGRQKGPHAHGVYFDKSNAFLLMPDLGIDKVLVYKHDPKTSEITVSEPLGTKPGAGPRHLAFSPDEKHAYVINELDNTILVASHDGKGGLKEIQTVPTLPADFSGKSTTSEVEVHPNGKFVYGSNRGHDSIAVYARDAESGKLTFVQHAPCGGKTPRHFKIDPSGKWMLIGHQDTNTISVLALDTATGKLGEPANTVSAPKPICLLFGK from the coding sequence ATGCGAACCACACTTTTCAACCTCTTCCTGCTTTCATCCTCCGTCTTCGCCGCTCCTGTCTTCATCGGCACGGGAGCCGACGGCATCTACCTCGCGGATTTCGACTCCGCGACCGGCAAGCTCACCGAACCGAAGCTCGCCGCCGAATACAAGGGTCCCGGCTGGATCGAGTTTCATCCCTCGAAGCCGGTGCTCTACGCGGCGGGCAGCCCGAAGCAGGAGTTCCCGGACAAGACCGGTGGCATCGCATCGTTCAAGATCGGTGCGGGAAACACGCTGGAGTTCATCAGCGAGACTTCAAGCGGCGGCAAAGGCCCCTGCCACATCGCGCTCGATGCCACCGGCAGCACCCTCGCCGTGGCGAACTACAACGACGGCACGACCTCCACCATCCGCCTCGGTGAGGACGGTTCGTTCGGAAAGCTCGCCTCGACCATCATCGCGACCGGCAGTGGCCCGACCGGCCGCCAGAAGGGACCGCACGCCCACGGCGTTTATTTCGACAAGTCGAACGCGTTCCTCCTCATGCCAGACCTGGGGATCGACAAGGTGCTGGTCTACAAGCATGACCCGAAAACGTCTGAGATCACAGTCTCCGAGCCTCTTGGCACGAAGCCTGGTGCGGGTCCACGCCACCTCGCATTCTCGCCCGACGAAAAGCACGCCTACGTCATCAACGAGTTGGACAACACCATCCTCGTCGCCAGCCATGACGGAAAGGGCGGCCTCAAGGAAATCCAGACCGTGCCGACCCTGCCAGCGGACTTCAGCGGAAAAAGCACCACTTCGGAAGTCGAAGTCCATCCGAACGGCAAGTTCGTCTATGGCTCCAACCGCGGTCACGACTCCATCGCTGTCTATGCGCGGGACGCGGAAAGCGGCAAGCTGACCTTCGTCCAGCACGCGCCGTGCGGCGGCAAGACCCCACGCCATTTCAAGATCGACCCATCGGGTAAGTGGATGCTCATCGGCCACCAGGACACGAACACCATCAGCGTCCTGGCGCTGGACACCGCCACCGGCAAGCTCGGTGAACCGGCCAACACGGTCTCCGCTCCGAAGCCGATCTGCCTGCTCTTCGGCAAGTGA
- the uxaC gene encoding glucuronate isomerase, producing the protein MAYLDENFLLHSDTARRLFHEVAKDQPIIDYHCHLSPREIATNHRWKDIAEIWLGGDHYKWRLLRANGIDESLISGDSSPREKFQAFAETVPYTLRNPMHHWTHLELQRYFGIHKLLSPETADEIWERTNEKLQEADFSTHGILKKFDVRVVGTTDDPADPLDDHLAIAESGIRTKVVPTFRPDKAWLVDRPDLLNPWLGKLEATSGISITTLSDLLAAFQKRHDDFHAAGARLSDHGLDRCPALPCTDAEASAIFDNARAGRAATAEEKEKFFFYLMVFFGQLDAAKGWTKQLHLGAFRNTNSRMFAKLGPDSGYDTIGDYDQGRALVVYLDALAKLDALPKVILYNLNPRDNYLLAAMTGAFQDGTVAGKIQFGSGWWFLDQKDGMELQLDALSQTGLLSRFVGMLTDSRSFLSFPRHEYFRRILCNLIGAEAERGELPDDFDMLAKLIGDVCFHNANRYFEFNV; encoded by the coding sequence ATGGCTTACCTCGACGAAAATTTCCTGCTCCATTCCGACACCGCCCGCCGCCTCTTCCACGAGGTGGCCAAGGACCAGCCGATCATCGACTATCACTGCCACCTCTCGCCGCGTGAGATCGCCACGAACCACCGGTGGAAGGACATCGCGGAAATCTGGCTGGGCGGTGACCACTACAAGTGGCGCCTGCTGCGGGCCAATGGCATCGACGAAAGCCTGATCTCCGGTGACAGCTCGCCGCGGGAGAAGTTCCAGGCCTTCGCCGAGACGGTGCCCTACACCCTGCGGAATCCCATGCACCACTGGACGCATCTGGAACTCCAGCGCTACTTCGGCATCCACAAGCTGCTCTCTCCGGAAACGGCGGACGAGATCTGGGAAAGGACGAACGAGAAACTCCAGGAGGCCGACTTCTCCACCCATGGCATCCTGAAGAAATTCGACGTGCGGGTGGTGGGCACGACGGATGATCCGGCGGATCCTCTCGACGACCACCTTGCCATCGCGGAGTCGGGAATCAGGACCAAGGTCGTGCCGACGTTCCGACCGGACAAGGCGTGGCTGGTGGACCGCCCGGATCTGCTGAACCCGTGGCTGGGGAAACTGGAGGCCACCTCCGGCATCTCCATCACCACGCTTTCCGATCTGCTGGCCGCGTTCCAGAAGCGCCATGATGACTTCCATGCAGCCGGTGCGCGCCTCTCGGACCACGGTCTGGACCGCTGCCCCGCGCTTCCCTGCACGGATGCGGAGGCATCCGCCATCTTTGACAATGCCCGTGCGGGCAGGGCGGCCACGGCGGAGGAGAAGGAAAAGTTCTTCTTCTACCTGATGGTTTTCTTCGGCCAGCTCGATGCGGCGAAAGGCTGGACGAAGCAGCTCCATCTCGGCGCTTTCCGGAACACCAACTCCCGGATGTTCGCGAAGCTGGGGCCGGACAGCGGCTACGACACCATCGGTGACTACGATCAGGGACGCGCGCTCGTCGTTTATCTGGATGCGCTGGCGAAGCTGGATGCGCTGCCGAAAGTCATCCTCTACAACCTCAATCCGCGGGACAACTACCTGCTCGCCGCCATGACCGGTGCTTTCCAGGACGGAACCGTCGCCGGAAAAATCCAGTTCGGCTCCGGCTGGTGGTTCCTCGACCAGAAGGACGGCATGGAGCTGCAGCTCGACGCCCTCTCCCAGACAGGATTGCTTTCCCGCTTCGTCGGCATGCTGACCGACTCCCGCTCATTCCTCTCCTTCCCGCGGCATGAGTACTTCCGCAGAATCCTCTGCAACCTCATCGGCGCCGAGGCGGAGCGGGGCGAGCTGCCGGACGACTTCGACATGCTGGCGAAGCTCATCGGAGATGTCTGCTTCCACAACGCGAACCGTTACTTCGAATTCAACGTCTGA
- a CDS encoding prolyl oligopeptidase family serine peptidase has translation MKTLLLGLILFPAFLHAKEPGSLNGMTKPEVKIVREWKSDDGKSLQAELLEYSETEIKVNTSKNFKIVRIPMERLSQEDRDFVMAMVKKNSLDYSLTDGKFATQMVEGEFTKNVSEKGLKYQIKGNPKWDGKKRYPLLVWLHGAGQSGDDNTSQAAGSPRQLYNEEAQKKQPFFMLMPQCPDRAIGWKNEVADNLMALITDLSDNLPIDKDRIYLTGSSMGGAGTWGMIAKWPDVFACAVPLCGGGDASKAETMKGVPIWIFHGDKDDSVPVEASRKMYAAMQGVKGNVQYTELPGAGHIITDQVYGKPELGEWIFAQKRIPVAGKKR, from the coding sequence ATGAAAACCCTGCTCCTCGGATTGATCCTCTTTCCGGCGTTCCTCCACGCGAAGGAACCGGGATCACTCAACGGGATGACCAAGCCGGAGGTGAAAATCGTCCGGGAGTGGAAGTCCGATGACGGCAAGTCCCTCCAGGCGGAACTGCTCGAATACTCGGAGACGGAGATCAAGGTCAACACGTCGAAGAACTTCAAGATCGTCAGGATTCCGATGGAACGGCTCTCCCAGGAGGACCGGGACTTCGTGATGGCGATGGTGAAGAAGAACTCGCTCGACTACAGCCTCACCGACGGGAAGTTCGCCACCCAGATGGTGGAGGGGGAGTTCACGAAGAACGTCTCCGAAAAGGGGCTGAAATATCAGATCAAGGGGAATCCCAAATGGGATGGGAAAAAGCGTTACCCGCTGCTGGTCTGGCTCCACGGTGCCGGACAGAGCGGGGATGACAATACCTCCCAGGCGGCCGGTTCACCCCGCCAGCTCTACAATGAGGAGGCGCAGAAAAAGCAACCGTTCTTCATGCTCATGCCGCAGTGCCCGGACCGGGCGATCGGCTGGAAAAATGAAGTCGCGGACAACCTGATGGCCCTGATCACGGACCTTTCCGACAACCTGCCCATCGACAAGGACCGGATCTACCTGACCGGCTCCAGCATGGGTGGTGCCGGAACCTGGGGGATGATCGCCAAGTGGCCGGATGTGTTCGCCTGTGCGGTGCCACTCTGCGGAGGCGGGGACGCCTCGAAAGCGGAGACCATGAAGGGCGTGCCCATCTGGATCTTCCATGGCGACAAGGATGACTCGGTGCCGGTGGAGGCTTCGCGGAAAATGTACGCCGCCATGCAGGGGGTGAAGGGGAATGTCCAATACACCGAGCTTCCCGGCGCAGGCCACATCATCACGGATCAAGTCTACGGCAAGCCGGAGCTGGGTGAGTGGATCTTCGCCCAGAAGCGAATCCCCGTGGCCGGGAAAAAGCGCTGA